A region from the Meiothermus sp. Pnk-1 genome encodes:
- a CDS encoding type I phosphomannose isomerase catalytic subunit produces the protein MEISALALEPQAVPRVWGGPRLARFTAQERPDPIGELWLAYDENLVSSPPFTGRRLNEVLLELGPAFLGPVPYGRYGSELPLLIKFLDTAEWLSVQVHPDDAYAHTTEAASGFHGKTEAWYVLEGTSELVYGLKHPMTREELRQGLLDGSAWEKLHRVDVGPGEVIFVPAGTIHALGPGLLIYEVQQRSDLTYRLYDYGRGRELHLEKGLAVSRLEPTPVPRLQPYAEGPKEILLASRAFVLERHRLQGSATLQAPWESFLLLTPVRGQASWEGRALRWGETLLIGAGKQVRLGGDAEVLGAFIPSPERLEGYPSAVQCGSSS, from the coding sequence ATGGAGATCTCGGCGCTGGCCCTCGAGCCTCAGGCGGTCCCGCGGGTATGGGGTGGTCCTCGCCTGGCCCGCTTTACCGCTCAGGAGAGGCCTGATCCCATCGGGGAACTCTGGCTGGCTTACGACGAGAACCTAGTCTCGAGCCCTCCTTTCACCGGGCGGCGGCTCAACGAGGTGCTGCTCGAACTGGGGCCGGCATTTTTGGGACCGGTGCCGTACGGGCGGTACGGCTCAGAGCTGCCCCTTTTGATCAAGTTTCTGGATACCGCCGAATGGCTTTCGGTGCAGGTTCACCCCGATGACGCGTATGCCCACACCACCGAGGCGGCCAGCGGCTTTCACGGCAAGACCGAGGCCTGGTACGTGCTCGAGGGTACCAGCGAGCTGGTGTACGGCCTAAAGCACCCTATGACCCGCGAGGAACTGCGCCAGGGGTTGCTGGATGGGAGCGCTTGGGAAAAGCTGCATCGGGTGGATGTGGGGCCCGGAGAGGTTATCTTTGTCCCGGCGGGAACCATCCACGCCTTGGGGCCGGGGCTGCTGATCTACGAGGTGCAGCAGCGCTCCGACCTAACCTATAGGCTCTACGACTACGGGCGAGGCCGGGAATTGCACCTGGAGAAGGGCCTGGCGGTCTCCCGGCTCGAGCCTACCCCTGTCCCTAGACTACAACCCTACGCGGAAGGTCCCAAGGAGATCCTGCTGGCCTCGAGGGCTTTTGTGCTCGAACGCCACCGGCTTCAGGGGAGCGCTACGCTCCAGGCCCCCTGGGAGAGCTTCCTCCTCCTGACGCCGGTACGGGGCCAGGCCAGCTGGGAAGGGCGAGCGCTGCGTTGGGGCGAGACGCTGTTGATAGGGGCGGGAAAGCAGGTAAGACTTGGGGGGGATGCCGAGGTGCTGGGGGCGTTTATCCCTTCGCCGGAGCGGTTAGAGGGCTATCCATCGGCGGTGCAGTGCGGTTCCAGTTCCTAG
- a CDS encoding metallophosphoesterase codes for MRILALSDQIHPFIHQNRFPGNLPPFDLVLIAGDLPGSYIEFVATKVSVPLVFVHGNHKEEYVQDYLGHLTPPGGAIPAHGRIVEVGGVRIAGWGGVPRYNDRDFGQYTEAEVAARVLSWAPALLPRRYLRGHGVDILLTHAPPPGPHAGSDFAHRGSPALALFHRLYRPRLHVHGHVHLYEAQPKREYLSPEGVRVVNAFEYALIEL; via the coding sequence GTGCGGATCCTAGCCCTATCGGATCAAATTCATCCCTTTATCCACCAGAACCGCTTCCCAGGGAACCTGCCGCCGTTTGATCTGGTGCTCATCGCAGGAGATTTACCTGGCAGCTACATCGAGTTCGTCGCTACCAAGGTGAGCGTTCCCTTGGTATTTGTTCACGGCAACCATAAGGAGGAATACGTACAGGACTACCTGGGCCACCTGACTCCCCCGGGGGGAGCCATCCCCGCCCACGGGCGCATCGTGGAAGTGGGCGGGGTTCGCATCGCCGGATGGGGTGGCGTACCCCGCTACAACGACCGGGATTTCGGGCAGTACACCGAGGCTGAGGTCGCGGCTCGAGTCCTCTCTTGGGCGCCGGCCCTCCTCCCCCGGCGTTATCTGCGGGGGCACGGGGTAGACATCCTCCTTACCCACGCCCCACCCCCCGGCCCCCACGCCGGGAGCGACTTCGCCCACCGCGGCAGCCCCGCTTTGGCGCTGTTTCACCGGCTTTACCGCCCCCGGCTGCACGTGCACGGGCACGTCCACCTCTACGAGGCGCAACCCAAGCGGGAATACCTGAGCCCAGAGGGGGTGCGGGTGGTGAACGCCTTCGAGTACGCCCTAATCGAGCTGTAA
- a CDS encoding thioredoxin family protein encodes MLHYPNLPLGSDLIDAELPDPQGRLYRLSGFREPVLAIVFMCNHCPYVKGSIAELVALAQRYRGQVAFVGINPNDYTRYPEDSPQAMDAFIAEHGIPFPYLLDERQEVAKAYGATRTPELFVFDRERKLRYHGRVNDVPKDAAQVREHTLELALEALREGREPPVAEALAIGCSIKWKPGNEPNLTIEPAPSGGR; translated from the coding sequence ATGCTGCACTACCCCAACCTTCCCCTCGGTAGTGACCTCATAGACGCCGAATTGCCGGACCCCCAGGGCCGCCTCTACCGCCTCTCCGGTTTCCGCGAGCCGGTGCTGGCCATCGTGTTTATGTGCAACCACTGCCCCTACGTGAAGGGCTCGATCGCCGAACTTGTCGCGCTGGCCCAAAGGTACCGGGGGCAAGTGGCTTTCGTCGGGATCAACCCTAACGACTACACCCGCTACCCTGAGGACTCCCCTCAGGCCATGGATGCTTTCATAGCCGAACACGGCATCCCCTTTCCCTATCTGCTCGATGAACGCCAGGAAGTGGCCAAAGCCTACGGAGCCACCCGCACCCCCGAGCTCTTCGTGTTCGACCGGGAGCGTAAGCTTCGCTACCACGGGCGGGTCAACGACGTGCCCAAAGACGCGGCACAGGTACGTGAGCACACCCTCGAGCTGGCCCTCGAGGCCCTCCGGGAAGGCCGTGAACCCCCGGTTGCCGAGGCGCTGGCCATCGGCTGCTCCATCAAGTGGAAGCCCGGCAACGAGCCGAACCTCACCATCGAGCCCGCTCCCTCAGGGGGGCGGTGA
- a CDS encoding CopD family protein yields MEHAEVTARLLLYLGVFALVGSGFFARWIGPELAQSCRAALRVLLFAGGFLTATGSLYLVVHISEMLGSPFWELAPRYLTQTQQGQLLLLRLLLVAVLLALGLGRPYPLERPAFVLTALGLLATLTLTAHAGAQGGLALPGHLVHTAVVVAWGGSLLALGLLWDGHPELRPAVERLSKLGEVAVVVFVLSGSLLALIHLGGRQEHFAISLPRAAANLTASDYGAALMRKLLGVAATLGTAALNRWWLLPRVQSGNRRAWLGRLIRLEALLLLGVLALTGFLASTSPPP; encoded by the coding sequence ATGGAGCACGCCGAGGTCACCGCGCGCCTCCTGCTGTACCTAGGGGTTTTCGCCCTGGTGGGGTCGGGCTTCTTCGCCCGCTGGATCGGCCCCGAGCTGGCCCAAAGCTGCCGGGCCGCGCTGAGGGTTTTGCTCTTCGCCGGAGGTTTCCTTACGGCGACGGGCTCGTTGTACCTGGTCGTTCACATCAGCGAGATGCTGGGAAGCCCCTTTTGGGAACTGGCCCCGCGCTACCTCACCCAGACCCAGCAGGGCCAGTTGCTCCTGCTGCGGCTTTTGCTGGTAGCGGTCCTGCTCGCGCTGGGGCTAGGCCGCCCCTACCCCCTCGAGCGCCCCGCCTTCGTGCTGACGGCGCTGGGGCTGCTGGCCACCCTCACCCTCACCGCCCATGCTGGGGCTCAGGGGGGGCTGGCACTGCCCGGCCACCTGGTCCACACCGCCGTGGTAGTGGCCTGGGGGGGGAGCTTGCTGGCGTTGGGCCTGTTGTGGGACGGGCACCCTGAGCTGCGCCCTGCGGTGGAGCGCCTTTCTAAGCTGGGAGAGGTAGCCGTGGTTGTCTTCGTGCTGAGCGGGAGCCTGCTGGCCCTTATTCACCTCGGCGGCCGCCAGGAGCACTTCGCCATCAGCCTACCCCGCGCCGCCGCCAACCTCACCGCCTCGGATTATGGCGCAGCCCTGATGCGCAAACTCCTGGGGGTGGCGGCGACCCTGGGTACGGCGGCCCTCAACCGCTGGTGGCTATTGCCCAGGGTGCAAAGCGGGAACCGGCGAGCCTGGCTGGGCCGGCTGATCCGGCTCGAGGCCCTGTTGTTGTTGGGGGTGCTGGCCCTGACGGGGTTCCTGGCCAGCACTTCACCGCCCCCCTGA
- a CDS encoding copper resistance CopC family protein produces the protein MRSLTLLAALALAGAALAHALLTQATPAPDSTVKRLPATVQLAFSEPVEMALSSFKVYSLGPKDLASAKREAARVFRTLLGSTNDQAQRADAGVVGNPQTAERVELKLKESLKPGAYAVMWRVLSVDTHPSEGFYVFVYQP, from the coding sequence ATGAGATCGCTGACCCTGCTCGCCGCCCTGGCCCTAGCCGGGGCGGCCCTGGCCCACGCCCTGCTCACCCAAGCCACCCCAGCCCCCGATAGCACCGTCAAGCGCCTGCCCGCGACCGTCCAGCTAGCCTTCTCGGAGCCGGTGGAGATGGCCCTCTCGAGCTTCAAGGTCTACTCGCTGGGTCCAAAGGACCTGGCCTCGGCCAAGCGCGAAGCTGCCCGCGTGTTCAGAACCCTGCTAGGGTCCACCAACGACCAGGCGCAACGGGCTGACGCCGGGGTGGTGGGCAACCCCCAGACCGCCGAGCGGGTGGAGCTCAAGCTCAAGGAAAGCCTCAAGCCCGGAGCCTACGCGGTGATGTGGCGGGTGCTCTCGGTGGATACCCATCCCAGCGAGGGCTTCTACGTCTTCGTCTACCAACCCTAA
- a CDS encoding copper chaperone PCu(A)C, whose amino-acid sequence MHRIVGWMLALSLGSLGLAHSLQIENAWVRLLPGNTTAAYMTLINPALGESVKIVGVSSPIAARVSLHTTSSTEHMGHGEMTGMKPLDSLTIPPKGRLELKPGGIHLMLEGLKQPLKLGQKVRLVLRFADGHTQALEATVRDQ is encoded by the coding sequence ATGCACCGCATCGTTGGCTGGATGCTCGCCCTCTCGCTGGGCTCGCTCGGCTTAGCCCACTCCCTGCAAATCGAGAACGCCTGGGTACGCCTTCTCCCGGGAAACACCACCGCGGCCTACATGACCCTCATCAACCCAGCGCTTGGGGAATCGGTGAAGATCGTGGGGGTCTCGAGCCCCATCGCCGCTCGGGTCAGCCTCCACACCACCTCGAGCACCGAGCACATGGGCCACGGAGAGATGACCGGCATGAAACCCCTGGACTCCCTCACCATCCCGCCCAAAGGACGCCTCGAGCTCAAGCCCGGCGGGATCCACCTGATGCTCGAGGGCCTCAAGCAACCCCTCAAGCTAGGCCAGAAAGTGCGCTTGGTGCTGCGCTTTGCCGATGGGCATACCCAGGCCCTCGAGGCCACCGTGAGGGACCAATGA
- a CDS encoding DUF1775 domain-containing protein has protein sequence MKIPHWIAVFALALLPSALAHATVRTEAGLAESKTGAFETYRLQVPVEKPLATVEVRLVVPAGFVLTRFLQTPGWERSVVKDANGLITEVTWRGRIEEGEFARFVFQGRNPQSPTKLYWKVYQKYADGSVVAWDKEDPSADTPASSVEIK, from the coding sequence ATGAAGATCCCACACTGGATCGCCGTGTTCGCCCTTGCCCTTCTACCTAGTGCCTTGGCCCACGCCACCGTCCGCACGGAGGCTGGCTTGGCCGAGTCCAAAACCGGAGCCTTTGAAACCTACCGCCTCCAGGTCCCGGTGGAAAAACCCCTGGCTACCGTGGAGGTCCGGCTGGTGGTGCCCGCGGGCTTCGTCCTCACCCGCTTTCTGCAAACCCCTGGCTGGGAACGCAGCGTGGTCAAGGACGCCAACGGCCTGATCACCGAGGTCACCTGGAGGGGCCGGATCGAAGAGGGAGAATTCGCCCGCTTCGTCTTCCAAGGCCGCAACCCCCAGTCGCCCACCAAGCTGTACTGGAAGGTCTACCAAAAGTACGCCGACGGCAGCGTGGTAGCCTGGGACAAAGAAGACCCCAGCGCCGATACCCCGGCTTCGTCGGTGGAGATCAAGTGA
- a CDS encoding gamma carbonic anhydrase family protein: MSVYRLEEWEPNIHPSAFVAPEAVVIGRVEVGEGASLWFGAVARGDAERIVIGAGSNVQDGAVLHADPGDPCLLGKNVTVGHRAVVHGATVEDGALIGIGAVVLNKAKIGKGAVVGAGALVPSGMEVPAGTLVVGVPAKVKGPAETPQNAPRYRALAQRYKGGLYEVKAMPHYRLTLRGQDALNPFSDLHLSLKREHPQAIGLLRSVAEGKLEGLEGNGPILHLLLREGLISQG, from the coding sequence TTGAGCGTGTATCGGCTCGAGGAGTGGGAACCCAACATCCACCCCTCGGCCTTCGTGGCCCCCGAGGCGGTGGTGATTGGGCGAGTGGAGGTGGGAGAAGGAGCCTCCCTATGGTTTGGCGCGGTGGCGCGGGGCGATGCCGAACGAATCGTGATCGGAGCGGGGAGCAACGTACAAGACGGGGCCGTCCTGCACGCCGACCCCGGCGATCCCTGCCTGCTCGGCAAAAACGTCACCGTAGGCCACCGGGCGGTAGTTCACGGGGCCACCGTGGAGGACGGGGCCCTGATCGGGATCGGGGCGGTGGTGCTCAACAAGGCCAAAATCGGCAAGGGGGCGGTGGTGGGGGCCGGAGCCTTGGTCCCCAGCGGGATGGAGGTACCCGCAGGGACGCTGGTGGTGGGGGTCCCCGCCAAAGTCAAAGGCCCCGCGGAAACCCCTCAGAACGCCCCCCGTTACCGAGCGCTGGCCCAGCGCTACAAGGGCGGGCTGTACGAGGTCAAGGCGATGCCCCATTACCGCCTCACGCTGCGGGGCCAGGACGCCCTCAACCCCTTCAGCGACCTGCACCTGTCGCTCAAGCGCGAACATCCTCAGGCCATCGGGCTTTTGCGCAGCGTGGCCGAGGGAAAATTGGAAGGCCTCGAGGGCAACGGCCCCATCCTGCACCTCCTCCTCCGCGAAGGGCTCATCAGCCAAGGCTAA
- a CDS encoding NUDIX hydrolase, translating to MCENLRQGEDVSVVGAGGVVLNQAGEVLLLRDRMGYWVFPKGHVDQGESFEQAAIREVREETGIQARVVSALSPTRYTNHRGIQREIHWFLMRGEGKVRLEPGMTGAGFFEPEEARRLLAFPEDLRLLQEALGLAGGAL from the coding sequence ATGTGCGAGAATCTAAGGCAGGGTGAGGACGTGAGCGTTGTGGGAGCTGGAGGAGTAGTGCTTAACCAGGCCGGTGAGGTGTTGCTCTTGCGGGACCGCATGGGCTACTGGGTCTTCCCCAAGGGCCACGTAGACCAGGGAGAAAGCTTCGAGCAGGCCGCCATCCGCGAGGTGCGGGAGGAGACCGGAATCCAGGCCCGGGTGGTGAGCGCGCTCTCCCCTACCCGCTACACCAACCACCGAGGAATCCAGCGGGAAATCCACTGGTTTTTGATGCGCGGCGAGGGAAAAGTTCGGCTCGAGCCCGGCATGACCGGGGCGGGGTTCTTCGAACCCGAGGAGGCCCGGCGGCTGCTGGCTTTCCCTGAGGACCTGAGGCTGCTGCAAGAGGCCCTGGGGCTTGCCGGAGGTGCGCTTTGA
- a CDS encoding DUF1028 domain-containing protein, giving the protein MTPVATFSLVARDPETGDLGIAVASKFLAVGSVVPWLEAGVGAVATQSYANPRFGPQGLALLKAGAGVEEALTTFRRTDPELEKRQFGLVSAQGESLSFTGAECHPWAGGQAGPNYAAQGNLLAGPEVVQALVETFHSRTDLPFPERLTAALLAADRAGGDRRGRQSAALVVVGAGKGYGGMDRWVDLRVDDHPDPCAELERLLRIHRLLFSKPQNPEPLSPEDIAWIQALLRREGHYAGDVSGVWDEATERAFAELIGMENLEERYPGGPYLDPEALGYLKGKFDSAEPAR; this is encoded by the coding sequence ATGACGCCGGTCGCTACCTTTTCCCTCGTCGCCCGCGACCCAGAAACCGGCGACCTGGGCATCGCCGTGGCCAGCAAGTTTTTGGCCGTGGGCTCCGTGGTGCCCTGGCTCGAGGCCGGGGTGGGGGCGGTCGCCACCCAGTCGTACGCCAACCCCCGGTTTGGCCCGCAGGGGTTGGCCCTGCTGAAAGCCGGAGCAGGGGTAGAGGAGGCGCTCACCACCTTTCGCCGCACCGATCCAGAGCTGGAAAAGCGCCAGTTTGGCCTGGTGAGCGCCCAGGGGGAAAGCCTCAGCTTTACCGGGGCGGAGTGCCACCCCTGGGCCGGGGGCCAGGCCGGCCCCAATTACGCCGCCCAGGGCAACCTCCTGGCCGGGCCGGAGGTGGTACAGGCGCTGGTAGAAACCTTCCATAGCCGCACCGACCTGCCCTTCCCGGAGCGCCTGACGGCGGCTTTGCTGGCCGCCGACCGAGCCGGAGGGGACCGGCGCGGACGGCAGTCGGCGGCCTTGGTGGTGGTGGGGGCGGGCAAGGGCTATGGCGGGATGGACCGCTGGGTCGACCTGCGGGTGGACGACCACCCCGACCCCTGCGCCGAGCTCGAGCGCCTCCTGAGGATCCACCGCCTCCTCTTCAGCAAACCGCAAAACCCCGAGCCCCTCTCGCCGGAAGACATCGCCTGGATCCAGGCCCTGCTGCGGCGAGAAGGGCACTATGCGGGAGACGTCAGCGGGGTCTGGGACGAGGCCACCGAGAGGGCCTTTGCTGAGCTCATCGGGATGGAAAACCTGGAGGAGCGCTACCCCGGCGGGCCCTACTTGGACCCGGAGGCCCTGGGCTATCTAAAAGGAAAATTCGATTCGGCAGAACCTGCCCGCTAA
- a CDS encoding thiamine diphosphokinase, translated as MSRFAILLSGPLVPTAQLKAQLAGARAIAADGGMAHAAPLGLEPELWVGDFDSSPPELLQRYAHVPRQVHPTAKDKTDGELALEAALALGARELWLVGALGGRTDQTLAHLTLALRLAEQGLRVRLSSGTEEAYPLLPGKLRLELAPGRRLSVVGLSDLEGLRLGGVRWPLAGARVELGSSLTLSNETLGPVGLELSKGYGVVFVYLDGVA; from the coding sequence ATGAGCCGCTTCGCCATCCTCCTCTCCGGGCCGCTAGTACCCACCGCCCAGCTGAAGGCCCAATTGGCCGGGGCCCGGGCCATCGCCGCCGACGGCGGCATGGCCCACGCCGCCCCGCTCGGCTTGGAACCCGAGCTCTGGGTGGGCGACTTCGACTCGAGCCCCCCCGAGCTGCTCCAGCGCTACGCCCACGTCCCTCGCCAGGTCCACCCCACCGCCAAGGACAAGACCGACGGCGAACTCGCCCTCGAGGCGGCCCTGGCCCTGGGGGCGCGCGAACTCTGGCTGGTGGGGGCCCTGGGCGGGCGCACCGACCAGACCCTCGCCCACCTCACCCTGGCCCTCCGGCTGGCGGAGCAGGGCCTAAGGGTGCGGCTCTCGAGCGGAACCGAGGAAGCTTACCCACTGCTACCCGGAAAGCTCAGGCTCGAGCTGGCGCCGGGAAGGCGGCTCAGCGTGGTGGGCTTGAGCGACCTGGAGGGCTTGCGCCTAGGGGGAGTGCGCTGGCCGCTCGCCGGGGCGCGGGTGGAGCTGGGCTCGAGCCTCACCCTCTCCAACGAGACTCTAGGCCCGGTAGGGCTCGAGCTCAGCAAAGGCTACGGGGTAGTCTTCGTCTACCTCGACGGCGTAGCATAG
- a CDS encoding ABC transporter ATP-binding protein, with amino-acid sequence MLRVEEVRKSYPGFVLRATLEVPLGQTLALLGPSGSGKSTLLRLVAGLETPEAGRITFGEADLTPLPPERRGVGLVFQDYALFPHLTVYENIAFGLREGRWNEARIASRVREMLELTHLFPHARKRPEALSGGERQRVALARALAPEPRLLLLDEPLGALDLRLREELLLELRDILRRTSVTALVVTHDQAEAFVLAHRVAVLRAGRVVQSDAPEQLYARPKDAWTARFLGHKNVLSAQESRSLGLPEVPHLVPPAALELGEGHPARVLERLFYGSRVGLWLELRGLRLYWEGPDPGLSEGQAVGLTIRFEHLLALNEEAA; translated from the coding sequence GTGCTGCGGGTGGAGGAGGTGCGCAAAAGCTACCCCGGTTTCGTCCTCAGGGCCACCTTGGAAGTCCCTCTGGGGCAGACCCTGGCCCTTTTGGGGCCCTCGGGTTCGGGGAAGAGCACCCTGCTGCGGCTGGTGGCGGGCCTCGAGACCCCGGAGGCCGGGCGGATTACCTTTGGCGAGGCCGACCTCACCCCCCTCCCTCCCGAGCGGCGGGGGGTGGGGTTGGTATTCCAGGACTACGCCCTCTTCCCGCACCTCACCGTCTACGAAAACATCGCCTTCGGCCTGCGGGAGGGGCGCTGGAATGAAGCCCGCATCGCATCTCGGGTGCGGGAGATGCTCGAGCTGACCCACCTCTTTCCCCACGCCCGCAAACGCCCCGAAGCGCTCTCCGGCGGCGAGCGTCAGCGGGTGGCGCTGGCCCGGGCGCTGGCCCCCGAACCCCGGCTGCTCTTGCTGGATGAGCCCCTAGGGGCCTTGGACCTGCGGCTTCGTGAGGAGCTCCTGCTCGAGCTACGGGACATCCTGCGGCGCACCTCGGTCACGGCCTTGGTGGTGACCCACGACCAGGCCGAGGCCTTCGTGTTGGCCCATCGGGTGGCGGTGTTGCGCGCGGGCCGGGTGGTGCAATCGGACGCTCCGGAACAGCTGTACGCACGGCCTAAAGACGCCTGGACGGCCCGGTTCTTAGGGCACAAGAATGTTTTGAGCGCCCAGGAGAGCCGAAGCCTGGGCCTGCCCGAAGTCCCTCACCTGGTTCCCCCGGCGGCCCTGGAGCTCGGGGAAGGACACCCTGCTCGGGTGCTGGAGCGGCTGTTCTACGGGAGCCGGGTGGGGTTGTGGCTGGAGTTGCGGGGGCTCAGGCTGTACTGGGAAGGCCCCGACCCCGGGCTCAGCGAGGGCCAGGCCGTCGGCCTCACGATCCGGTTCGAGCACCTTTTGGCCCTCAACGAGGAGGCGGCATGA
- a CDS encoding biliverdin-producing heme oxygenase, producing MHVRGGASDIMLYLKEATRGEHERLEALLPVFDPAFDRGRYVILLSQIYQAVAPLESRLSTLPLPPALCLSERLKSPALRADLLALGAELPPLPTALSWLPQEVPEALGAMYVLEGSSLGGQLISRHLQNSLGLSPERGLRYFVGYGPKTSAMWKSFGQILRQQVLPGSEEQVAEGARCTFALFGQFLRGG from the coding sequence ATGCACGTACGAGGGGGGGCTTCGGATATCATGCTCTACCTAAAAGAGGCCACCCGTGGTGAACATGAGCGGCTTGAGGCGCTGCTGCCGGTTTTCGATCCGGCCTTTGACCGCGGGCGCTATGTGATATTACTGAGCCAGATTTATCAGGCAGTGGCTCCCCTCGAATCCCGCCTGAGCACCTTACCTTTACCGCCAGCTTTATGCCTTAGCGAGCGACTCAAAAGCCCGGCGCTGCGCGCGGACCTGCTTGCTTTGGGCGCGGAGTTGCCCCCTCTTCCTACGGCCTTGTCTTGGCTGCCCCAAGAGGTGCCGGAAGCCTTGGGGGCCATGTACGTCTTGGAGGGCTCGAGCTTGGGCGGGCAGTTGATCTCGCGGCACCTCCAGAATAGCCTAGGCCTCAGCCCGGAGCGGGGGCTACGCTACTTCGTTGGTTACGGTCCCAAGACCAGCGCGATGTGGAAATCCTTTGGTCAGATCTTGCGGCAGCAAGTACTGCCCGGCAGCGAAGAGCAGGTCGCCGAGGGGGCGCGCTGTACATTTGCGTTATTTGGCCAATTCTTGCGGGGGGGATAG